The Paralichthys olivaceus isolate ysfri-2021 chromosome 9, ASM2471397v2, whole genome shotgun sequence genome contains a region encoding:
- the dusp1 gene encoding dual specificity protein phosphatase 1, whose protein sequence is MYLDLLLLSRRPTMVIMEVPTIDSASLRALLERAVPGCLLLDCRSFLSFNSSHISGSTNVRFSTIVRRRARGGLGLEHIVPNEDTRNRLLSGDYQSVVLLDDRSLDLSQAKKDGTLMLAVGALCRDPSGASVFILKGGFDTFSTEYPEMCTKPSPPQGLSLPLSSSHPGSADPSCSPCNTPLYDQGGPVEILPFLYLGSAYHASRKDMLDMLGITALINVSANCPNHFEDSFLYKSIPVEDNHKADISSWFNEAIDFIDSVRNKGGRVFVHCQAGISRSATICLAYLMRTNRVKLDEAFEFVKQRRSIISPNFSFMGQLLQFESQVLASSTCSSEAGSPAIGKSSTVFNFPVSIPVHTSAGQLSFLHSPITTSPSC, encoded by the exons ATGTATCTGGATTTACTTCTTCTATCCCGCCGTCCTACTATGGTCATAATGGAGGTCCCCACCATCGACTCTGCGTCCCTGCGTGCCTTGTTGGAGCGCGCCGTCCCGGgctgcctgctgctggactgccgctccttcctctcctttaaCTCGTCGCACATATCGGGCTCCACCAACGTGCGCTTCAGCACCATAGTGCGCCGGAGAGCCAGGGGGGGTCTCGGACTCGAGCACATCGTCCCGAACGAGGACACCAGGAACCGGCTGCTCTCCGGAGACTACCAGTCCGTGGTGCTGCTCGACGACCGCAGTTTGGACTTAAGTCAGGCGAAGAAAGACGGGACGCTGATGCTCGCTGTCGGCGCTCTGTGCCGCGACCCCTCCGGAGCAAGTGTTTTCATCCTCAAAG GTGGGTTTGACACATTTTCCACAGAGTATCCAGAGATGTGCACCAAACCCTCCCCTCCTCAAGGTCTCAGTCTGCCCCTGAGCTCCAGTCACCCTGGGAGTGCAGACCCAAGCTGTAGTCCATGCAATACCCCTTTATACGatcag GGCGGCCCTGTTGAGATCCTGCCTTTCCTGTACCTGGGCAGTGCTTACCATGCCTCCAGAAAAGACATGCTGGACATGCTGGGGATCACCGCTCTGATCAATGTCTCTGCCAACTGCCCCAATCATTTTGAGGACTCCTTCCTCTACAAGAGCATCCCCGTGGAGGACAACCACAAAGCCGATATCAGCTCCTGGTTCAATGAGGCAATCGATTTTATCG ACTCGGTGAGAAATAAAGGTGgtcgtgtgtttgtgcactgtcAAGCTGGCATCTCCCGCTCTGCCACTATTTGCCTGGCCTACCTCATGCGAACCAACCGTGTGAAGCTGGACGAGGCCTTTGAGTTTGTCAAGCAGCGTCGCAGCATCATCTCCCCCAACTTTAGCTTCATGGGGCAGCTCCTCCAGTTTGAATCGCAGGTCCTGGCCTCGTCCACGTGCTCCTCAGAGGCGGGAAGTCCGGCTATTGGCAAGAGCTCCACGGTCTTCAACTTCCCCGTCTCCATCCCTGTACACACCTCCGCTGGGCAGCTCTCATTCCTCCACAGTCCCATCACAACCTCTCCCAGCTGCTGA